The following coding sequences lie in one Ctenopharyngodon idella isolate HZGC_01 chromosome 11, HZGC01, whole genome shotgun sequence genomic window:
- the LOC127522925 gene encoding protein phosphatase 1 regulatory subunit 15B, translated as MSTHRHFSQGDTRSARDSDERTDSSWINVFSLVSRPAWSLLQRYFPGRTQTAFGMNSNLDIGNSLAPLKVAYLHCQHENVAHASSGDPGTLAWFTHDSLSELGIQNTSQKDFNLQKQASVGYLGTARNFLSQALTSTQEKRRAGGERAKPESGCDLCPDTASVRSTNSWWWSGFWEADDRPQNSLLNVAQSIKETDTCWQHCGEHHSVGYCQSRSPAGVAMTTELCVRSHDGRSMHNESTGPLCSKELTHNASLHVPKPESLPNSYQLPLDVKQQLLVCSRAYNEVAVLTPDQDNGYSSLEEEHSNSKLQMKLLSKEQEVSETAEDNPSRSNTTESEFYSEPVVCEEEIKEREKEDTEKTTKTVSAAENGSFLATPQCQNKVIAYIMGSPCSGESESEDDGDWDSNDDDGFDSEGSSHFSESEDLDDSDDESEEDSDGEADFETERLWNSLCQNGDPYNPRNFTAPIKTASKPSPATTDTLVSESPPTHMSSQRSPPPSSPSLSENESGEDACEMDEEDNQRLWNSFSCSADPYSLLNFQAPIQTQKTPKGCRKEKAPGTPRYRREEAEERLDSGFSEISPVPCSSSATAVQLRKVTFMEEVEEFYASSDEDRHGPWEEIARDRCRFQRRVQEVEETISYCLSPTFRLDIFQRLYSTS; from the coding sequence ATGAGCACACATCGACACTTTTCTCAAGGGGACACGCGGTCCGCGCGTGACAGTGACGAACGCACTGACAGCTCGTGGATAAACGTGTTCTCTCTGGTCTCCAGGCCTGCGTGGTCTCTCCTGCAGAGATATTTCCCAGGAAGAACCCAGACTGCATTTGGAATGAATTCAAATCTAGATATCGGAAACTCTCTGGCCCCTCTGAAAGTTGCATACCTCCACTGCCAGCATGAAAACGTGGCGCATGCGTCTTCCGGAGATCCGGGGACCCTTGCCTGGTTCACGCACGATTCGTTGAGCGAACTGGGAATTCAGAACACCTCCCAGAAAGATTTCAACCTTCAAAAGCAGGCATCGGTCGGATACCTCGGAACGGCGAGAAACTTTCTCAGCCAGGCGTTAACGAGCACGCAGGAAAAAAGGCGCGCGGGAGGCGAGCGCGCAAAACCAGAAAGCGGATGCGATTTGTGCCCGGATACGGCGTCCGTGCGATCCACTAACAGCTGGTGGTGGAGTGGATTTTGGGAGGCCGACGACAGACCTCAAAACTCGCTGCTTAATGTAGCACAAAGCATAAAAGAGACTGATACGTGCTGGCAGCATTGTGGAGAACATCACAGTGTCGGCTATTGTCAAAGCCGCTCGCCAGCGGGCGTTGCTATGACGACCGAACTGTGTGTACGTAGCCATGATGGACGATCAATGCACAACGAAAGCACTGGACCCTTGTGCTCCAAAGAGCTAACCCACAATGCAAGCCTGCACGTGCCCAAACCAGAATCCCTGCCCAACTCATACCAGCTTCCACTAGATGTCAAGCAGCAACTACTAGTTTGTAGTAGAGCCTATAATGAGGTGGCAGTTCTGACCCCTGACCAAGATAATGGCTACTCCAGCTTGGAGGAAGAACACTCAAATAGTAAACTTCAGATGAAGCTGCTTTCCAAAGAACAGGAGGTGTCGGAAACAGCCGAAGACAACCCATCTCGGAGTAACACTACAGAGAGTGAATTTTATAGTGAACCTGTCGTTTGTGAGGAAGAAATtaaggaaagagaaaaagaggacACTGAGAAGACCACAAAAACAGTTTCAGCTGCTGAAAACGGGTCATTTTTGGCCACGCCTCAATGTCAAAACAAGGTCATTGCTTACATCATGGGAAGCCCTTGTAGTGGTGAATCTGAATCGGAGGATGATGGCGATTGGGACAGTAATGACGATGATGGCTTTGACAGTGAAGGCTCATCCCACTTCTCAGAGTCTGAGGACCTGGATGACAGCGACGATGAATCTGAGGAAGACTCAGATGGAGAGGCCGACTTTGAGACTGAGAGGCTGTGGAATTCTCTGTGCCAAAACGGGGATCCTTATAACCCAAGGAACTTCACAGCTCCTATAAAGACAGCCTCCAAGCCAAGCCCTGCGACTACAGACACCTTGGTCTCAGAGTCTCCACCAACACATATGTCCTCCCAGCGTTCGCCGCCTCCATCGTCTCCCTCGCTCTCAGAGAACGAGTCCGGCGAAGATGCCTGTGAGATGGATGAGGAAGATAATCAGAGACTGTGGAACTCTTTTAGCTGCTCAGCAGACCCCTACAGCCTCCTCAACTTCCAGGCCCCCATACAGACTCAGAAAACCCCTAAAGGGTGCCGTAAGGAGAAAGCGCCTGGAACGCCACGCTATAGGAGAGAGGAGGCTGAGGAGAGGCTGGACAGTGGATTCTCAGAGATTTCCCCTGTGCCATGCTCAAGCAGTGCCACGGCTGTTCAGCTGAGGAAG